In Salvia miltiorrhiza cultivar Shanhuang (shh) unplaced genomic scaffold, IMPLAD_Smil_shh fragScaff_scaffold_112_2, whole genome shotgun sequence, the following proteins share a genomic window:
- the LOC131002368 gene encoding F-box protein CPR1-like isoform X1 produces MKPDFFKNLPPEIITEIFLRLPAVSILISKCVCKRWIHLLESDAFVKSHFARSAPALVVLGDSGGLKVLKFEGELDLNLKSHHPLIKYDFPYRQAKVSSSVNGLIALRVGVNMICVCNPITREVIKLDLPSSSRVSGFGFGASKISGRYKAVSIRSKPYGYDDKLDCHVYTLGTGSWRRLEGNPFVHQYGEGAFLNGNFHWIAYMNGERSLISCFDLETECFSFFKAPPYLAHEFFRRGTTLSVLSGCLWFCKVTSDYEDEDDGWRCEVSIWIMKEYGVDESWSKEYVIPLDDGMRLYYPCIRGDL; encoded by the exons ATGAAGCCAGATTTCTTCAAAAATCTACCACCAGAAATCATCACCGAGATCTTCTTAAGGCTACCTGCTGTAAGCATTCTAATAAGCAAATGTGTTTGCAAGCGATGGATCCATCTGCTGGAGTCTGATGCTTTTGTCAAGTCTCATTTTGCCAGATCCGCCCCCGCCCTCGTTGTTTTGGGGGATTCAGGTGGGTTGAAAGTTTTGAAATTCGAAGGCGAGCTCGATCTGAACCTCAAGAGCCACCATCCACTCATCAAGTATGATTTCCCTTACCGCCAAGCAAAAGTAAGCAGTTCTGTTAATGGTTTGATTGCACTAAGGGTGGGTGTTAATATGATTTGTGTATGTAATCCGATCACTCGTGAAGTTATTAAGCTGGATCTGCCTTCTTCTTCAAGAGTATCTGGTTTTGGATTTGGGGCAAGCAAAATCAGTGGCCGATACAAGGCGGTCAGTATTAGAAGTAAGCCCTATGGCTATGATGATAAATTGGATTGTCATGTATACACTCTTGGAACAGGATCTTGGCGACGCCTTGAAGGTAACCCGTTTGTGCACCAGTATGGTGAAGGTGCATTTCTTAATGGAAATTTCCATTGGATAGCATACATGAATGGAGAAAGGTCATTGATTTCTTGCTTTGATCTTGAAACGGAATGTTTTAGCTTCTTTAAAGCTCCTCCCTATCTTGCTCATGAATTCTTCAGAAGAGGAACGACCTTGTCCGTTTTGAGCGGTTGCCTATGGTTTTGCAAGGTAACATCCGActatgaagatgaagatgatggtTGGCGATGTGAGGTTAGTATATGGATTATGAAGGAATATGGAGTGGACGAATCTTGGAGCAAGGAATATGTGATCCCTCTTGATGATGGCATGAGACTTTATTATCCCTGCATCAG GGGAGACCTCTGA
- the LOC131002368 gene encoding F-box protein CPR1-like isoform X2 gives MKPDFFKNLPPEIITEIFLRLPAVSILISKCVCKRWIHLLESDAFVKSHFARSAPALVVLGDSGGLKVLKFEGELDLNLKSHHPLIKYDFPYRQAKVSSSVNGLIALRVGVNMICVCNPITREVIKLDLPSSSRVSGFGFGASKISGRYKAVSIRSKPYGYDDKLDCHVYTLGTGSWRRLEGNPFVHQYGEGAFLNGNFHWIAYMNGERSLISCFDLETECFSFFKAPPYLAHEFFRRGTTLSVLSGCLWFCKVTSDYEDEDDGWRCEVSIWIMKEYGVDESWSKEYVIPLDDGMRLYYPCIRGDL, from the coding sequence ATGAAGCCAGATTTCTTCAAAAATCTACCACCAGAAATCATCACCGAGATCTTCTTAAGGCTACCTGCTGTAAGCATTCTAATAAGCAAATGTGTTTGCAAGCGATGGATCCATCTGCTGGAGTCTGATGCTTTTGTCAAGTCTCATTTTGCCAGATCCGCCCCCGCCCTCGTTGTTTTGGGGGATTCAGGTGGGTTGAAAGTTTTGAAATTCGAAGGCGAGCTCGATCTGAACCTCAAGAGCCACCATCCACTCATCAAGTATGATTTCCCTTACCGCCAAGCAAAAGTAAGCAGTTCTGTTAATGGTTTGATTGCACTAAGGGTGGGTGTTAATATGATTTGTGTATGTAATCCGATCACTCGTGAAGTTATTAAGCTGGATCTGCCTTCTTCTTCAAGAGTATCTGGTTTTGGATTTGGGGCAAGCAAAATCAGTGGCCGATACAAGGCGGTCAGTATTAGAAGTAAGCCCTATGGCTATGATGATAAATTGGATTGTCATGTATACACTCTTGGAACAGGATCTTGGCGACGCCTTGAAGGTAACCCGTTTGTGCACCAGTATGGTGAAGGTGCATTTCTTAATGGAAATTTCCATTGGATAGCATACATGAATGGAGAAAGGTCATTGATTTCTTGCTTTGATCTTGAAACGGAATGTTTTAGCTTCTTTAAAGCTCCTCCCTATCTTGCTCATGAATTCTTCAGAAGAGGAACGACCTTGTCCGTTTTGAGCGGTTGCCTATGGTTTTGCAAGGTAACATCCGActatgaagatgaagatgatggtTGGCGATGTGAGGTTAGTATATGGATTATGAAGGAATATGGAGTGGACGAATCTTGGAGCAAGGAATATGTGATCCCTCTTGATGATGGCATGAGACTTTATTATCCCTGCATCAG
- the LOC131002370 gene encoding uncharacterized protein LOC131002370 isoform X2: MCLQAMAPSAGSDAFVKSHFARSAPALVVVGNSNQLKVLELEGELNLHLESYNPLTHYDFPYISIFGRIRIFFNGFLVIRVGDKLWVCNPITREVIKLDVPSDLPTDPQQSAREVSALGFGASKVVCIKRRSYHDKLECHVYTLGTGSWRRLEECFSFFKAPPYHARRFPFTKGTSISALSGCLWFCKVASEFLNSGGRWELTIWIMKEYGVDESWSMEYVIRLHDSMRPYYPCRYVDPIKVFENGDLLMLVVVNFSDHLFYYSNKNKTMQSIDLFGAGETSDRVK; encoded by the exons ATGTGTTTGCAAGCGATGGCTCCATCTGCTGGA TCTGATGCATTTGTCAAGTCTCATTTTGCCAGATCCGCCCCCGCCCTCGTTGTTGTGGGGAATTCAAATCAGTTGAAAGTTTTGGAATTGGAAGGCGAGCTCAATCTCCATCTCGAGAGCTACAATCCACTCACCCACTATGATTTCCCTTACATCTCCATCTTTGGAAGAAtaaggattttttttaatggttttcTTGTTATAAGGGTGGGTGATAAGCTTTGGGTATGTAATCCGATCACTCGTGAAGTTATTAAGCTAGATGTGCCTTCAGATCTGCCTACAGATCCACAGCAATCTGCTCGAGAAGTATCTGCTTTGGGATTTGGGGCAAGCAAGGTAGTCTGTATTAAACGTAGGTCCTATCATGATAAATTGGAGTGTCATGTATACACCCTTGGAACAGGATCTTGGCGACGGCTTGAAG AATGTTTTAGCTTCTTTAAAGCTCCTCCTTATCATGCTCGAAGATTTCCCTTCACAAAAGGAACGTCCATTTCTGCTTTGAGCGGTTGCCTATGGTTTTGCAAGGTAGCATCCGAATTTCTAAATTCTGGTGGGCGATGGGAGCTTACTATATGGATTATGAAGGAATATGGAGTGGACGAATCTTGGAGCATGGAATATGTGATCCGACTTCATGATAGCATGAGACCTTATTATCCCTGCAGGTATGTTGATCCCATCAAAGTTTTCGAAAATGGAGACCTATTGATGTTAGTGGTTGTAAACTTTTCCGATCACCTTTTCTACTACTCTAACAAGAATAAAACTATGCAAAGTATTGATTTGTTTGGTGCAGGGGAGACCTCTGACCGTGTCAAGTGA
- the LOC131002370 gene encoding F-box/kelch-repeat protein At3g23880-like isoform X1, with protein MCLQAMAPSAGSDAFVKSHFARSAPALVVVGNSNQLKVLELEGELNLHLESYNPLTHYDFPYISIFGRIRIFFNGFLVIRVGDKLWVCNPITREVIKLDVPSDLPTDPQQSAREVSALGFGASKVVCIKRRSYHDKLECHVYTLGTGSWRRLEGNPYVYQFGLSGAFVNGNLHWIATIGEDSSWISCFDLETECFSFFKAPPYHARRFPFTKGTSISALSGCLWFCKVASEFLNSGGRWELTIWIMKEYGVDESWSMEYVIRLHDSMRPYYPCRYVDPIKVFENGDLLMLVVVNFSDHLFYYSNKNKTMQSIDLFGAGETSDRVK; from the exons ATGTGTTTGCAAGCGATGGCTCCATCTGCTGGA TCTGATGCATTTGTCAAGTCTCATTTTGCCAGATCCGCCCCCGCCCTCGTTGTTGTGGGGAATTCAAATCAGTTGAAAGTTTTGGAATTGGAAGGCGAGCTCAATCTCCATCTCGAGAGCTACAATCCACTCACCCACTATGATTTCCCTTACATCTCCATCTTTGGAAGAAtaaggattttttttaatggttttcTTGTTATAAGGGTGGGTGATAAGCTTTGGGTATGTAATCCGATCACTCGTGAAGTTATTAAGCTAGATGTGCCTTCAGATCTGCCTACAGATCCACAGCAATCTGCTCGAGAAGTATCTGCTTTGGGATTTGGGGCAAGCAAGGTAGTCTGTATTAAACGTAGGTCCTATCATGATAAATTGGAGTGTCATGTATACACCCTTGGAACAGGATCTTGGCGACGGCTTGAAGGTAACCCGTATGTGTACCAGTTTGGTCTTTCAGGTGCATTTGTTAATGGAAATCTCCATTGGATAGCAACCATTGGAGAAGATTCGTCATGGATTTCTTGCTTTGATCTTGAAACAGAATGTTTTAGCTTCTTTAAAGCTCCTCCTTATCATGCTCGAAGATTTCCCTTCACAAAAGGAACGTCCATTTCTGCTTTGAGCGGTTGCCTATGGTTTTGCAAGGTAGCATCCGAATTTCTAAATTCTGGTGGGCGATGGGAGCTTACTATATGGATTATGAAGGAATATGGAGTGGACGAATCTTGGAGCATGGAATATGTGATCCGACTTCATGATAGCATGAGACCTTATTATCCCTGCAGGTATGTTGATCCCATCAAAGTTTTCGAAAATGGAGACCTATTGATGTTAGTGGTTGTAAACTTTTCCGATCACCTTTTCTACTACTCTAACAAGAATAAAACTATGCAAAGTATTGATTTGTTTGGTGCAGGGGAGACCTCTGACCGTGTCAAGTGA
- the LOC131002370 gene encoding F-box/kelch-repeat protein At3g23880-like isoform X3 yields the protein MCLQAMAPSAGSDAFVKSHFARSAPALVVVGNSNQLKVLELEGELNLHLESYNPLTHYDFPYISIFGRIRIFFNGFLVIRVGDKLWVCNPITREVIKLDVPSDLPTDPQQSAREVSALGFGASKVVCIKRRSYHDKLECHVYTLGTGSWRRLEGNPYVYQFGLSGAFVNGNLHWIATIGEDSSWISCFDLETECFSFFKAPPYHARRFPFTKGTSISALSGCLWFCKVASEFLNSGGRWELTIWIMKEYGVDESWSMEYVIRLHDSMRPYYPCRGDL from the exons ATGTGTTTGCAAGCGATGGCTCCATCTGCTGGA TCTGATGCATTTGTCAAGTCTCATTTTGCCAGATCCGCCCCCGCCCTCGTTGTTGTGGGGAATTCAAATCAGTTGAAAGTTTTGGAATTGGAAGGCGAGCTCAATCTCCATCTCGAGAGCTACAATCCACTCACCCACTATGATTTCCCTTACATCTCCATCTTTGGAAGAAtaaggattttttttaatggttttcTTGTTATAAGGGTGGGTGATAAGCTTTGGGTATGTAATCCGATCACTCGTGAAGTTATTAAGCTAGATGTGCCTTCAGATCTGCCTACAGATCCACAGCAATCTGCTCGAGAAGTATCTGCTTTGGGATTTGGGGCAAGCAAGGTAGTCTGTATTAAACGTAGGTCCTATCATGATAAATTGGAGTGTCATGTATACACCCTTGGAACAGGATCTTGGCGACGGCTTGAAGGTAACCCGTATGTGTACCAGTTTGGTCTTTCAGGTGCATTTGTTAATGGAAATCTCCATTGGATAGCAACCATTGGAGAAGATTCGTCATGGATTTCTTGCTTTGATCTTGAAACAGAATGTTTTAGCTTCTTTAAAGCTCCTCCTTATCATGCTCGAAGATTTCCCTTCACAAAAGGAACGTCCATTTCTGCTTTGAGCGGTTGCCTATGGTTTTGCAAGGTAGCATCCGAATTTCTAAATTCTGGTGGGCGATGGGAGCTTACTATATGGATTATGAAGGAATATGGAGTGGACGAATCTTGGAGCATGGAATATGTGATCCGACTTCATGATAGCATGAGACCTTATTATCCCTGCAG GGGAGACCTCTGA
- the LOC131002374 gene encoding F-box/kelch-repeat protein At3g23880-like, which translates to MKPDFFKNLPREIISEIFFRLPVVSIPISKCVCKRWLHLLESDAFVKSHFARSAPALVLVEDSGRLKVLELEGELNLHLDPLTQCDFPYRFIGTIRNCFNGFLVLRVGFDMLCVCNPITREVIKLDLPSDPQNSFSDVSGFGFGTSKITGQYKVVCIHSKPYDDKLDCHVYTLGTGSWRRLVNVNPYMYHSGSGAFVNGNLHWIATIGEASWISCFDVETECFSFFKAPPHHAHGLPFIRGRSISASSGCLWFCKVASEYEFDIGRCELTIWIMKEYGVDESWSMEYVIPLDDGMWIVDTIEVCENGDLLMLGTVYFSKRLANFSERLFYYSNKTKTIQMIDLFGSDRVECGVFTPTLVSLKTLGLGVENVISF; encoded by the coding sequence ATGAAGCCAGATTTCTTCAAAAATCTACCTCGAGAAATCATCAGCGAGATCTTCTTTAGACTACCTGTTGTAAGCATTCCAATAAGCAAATGTGTTTGCAAGCGATGGCTCCATCTGCTGGAGTCTGATGCATTTGTCAAGTCTCATTTTGCCAGATCCGCCCCCGCCCTAGTTCTTGTGGAGGATTCAGGTCGGTTGAAAGTTTTGGAATTGGAAGGCGAGCTCAATCTCCATCTCGATCCACTCACCCAGTGTGATTTCCCTTACCGCTTCATTGGAACAATAAGGAATTGTTTTAATGGTTTTCTTGTTCTAAGGGTGGGTTTTGATATGCTTTGTGTATGTAATCCGATCACTCGTGAAGTTATTAAGCTAGATCTGCCCTCAGATCCACAAAATTCTTTTTCAGACGTATCTGGTTTTGGATTTGGGACAAGCAAAATCACTGGCCAATACAAGGTGGTCTGTATTCACTCTAAGCCCTATGATGATAAATTGGACTGTCATGTATACACTCTTGGAACAGGATCTTGGCGGCGCCTTGTTAATGTTAATCCATATATGTACCATTCTGGTTCAGGTGCATTTGTTAATGGAAATCTCCATTGGATAGCAACCATTGGAGAAGCGTCATGGATTTCTTGCTTTGATGTTGAAACAGAATGTTTTAGCTTCTTTAAAGCTCCTCCTCATCATGCTCATGGATTGCCCTTCATAAGAGGAAGGTCCATTTCTGCTTCGAGCGGTTGCCTATGGTTTTGCAAGGTAGCATCCGAATATGAATTTGATATTGGACGATGTGAGCTTACTATATGGATTATGAAGGAATATGGAGTGGACGAATCTTGGAGCATGGAATATGTGATCCCCCTTGATGATGGCATGTGGATTGTTGATACCATCGAAGTTTGCGAAAATGGCGACCTATTGATGTTAGGGACGGTATACTTTTCCAAGCGCCTAGCTAACTTTTCTGAGCGCCTTTTCTACTACTCTAACAAGACTAAAACTATACAAATGATTGATTTGTTTGGTTCTGACCGTGTCGAGTGTGGGGTTTTCACTCCCACCCTTGTTTCACTCAAAACTTTAGGTTTAGGTGTGGAGAATGTAATCTCATTCTGA
- the LOC131002342 gene encoding F-box protein CPR1-like, producing the protein MKPDLFKNLPPEIITEIFLRLPAVSIPISKCVCKRWLDLLVADAFVKSHFARSAPALVVMEDSNQLKVLELKLLLNLDLESYNPLTQYDFPYHRGRIRNCFNGFLFIRVGFDKLVVCNPITREVIKLDLPTDPQLSTLEVSALGFGASEVVCIKRRPYDDKLDCHVYTLGTGSWRRLEGIPYNYHNGEGAFVNGNLHWIATIGEDSSWISCFDLETECFSFFKAPPYHAQGLRSLSALSGCLWFCKEATEYEDDTERCEVSIWIMKEYGVDESWSMEYVIPLDDMRFVVPIKVFENGDLLMLVMVYFSDRLFYYSKKTKTMQSIDLFGAGETSGRVKCGLFTPTFVSLKTLGLGVENVTSF; encoded by the coding sequence ATGAAGccagatttattcaaaaatctACCACCAGAAATCATCACCGAGATCTTCTTAAGACTACCTGCTGTAAGCATTCCAATAAGCAAATGTGTTTGCAAGAGATGGCTCGATCTGCTGGTGGCTGATGCTTTTGTCAAGTCTCATTTTGCCAGATCCGCCCCCGCTCTAGTTGTTATGGAGGATTCAAATCAGTTGAAAGTTTTGGAATTGAAGTTGTTGCTCAATCTCGATCTCGAGAGCTACAATCCACTCACCCAGTATGATTTCCCTTACCACCGAGGAAGAATAAGGAATTGTTTTAATGGTTTTCTTTTTATAAGGGTGGGTTTTGATAAGCTTGTTGTATGTAATCCGATCACTCGTGAAGTTATTAAGCTGGATCTGCCTACAGATCCACAACTATCTACTCTAGAAGTTTCTGCTTTGGGATTTGGGGCAAGCGAGGTAGTCTGTATTAAACGTAGGCCCTATGATGATAAATTGGATTGTCATGTATATACTCTTGGAACAGGATCTTGGCGACGCCTTGAAGGTATTCCATATAATTACCACAATGGTGAAGGTGCATTTGTTAATGGAAATCTCCATTGGATAGCAACCATTGGAGAAGATTCGTCATGGATTTCTTGCTTTGATCTTGAAACAGAATGTTTTAGCTTCTTTAAAGCTCCTCCTTATCATGCTCAAGGATTGAGGTCCTTGTCTGCTTTGAGCGGTTGCCTATGGTTTTGCAAGGAAGCAACCGAATATGAAGATGATACTGAGCGATGTGAGGTTAGTATATGGATTATGAAGGAATATGGAGTGGACGAATCTTGGAGCATGGAATATGTGATCCCCCTTGATGATATGAGGTTTGTTGTTCCGATCAAAGTTTTCGAAAATGGCGACCTATTGATGTTAGTGATGGTATACTTTTCCGATCGCCTTTTCTACTACTCTAAGAAGACTAAAACTATGCAAAGTATTGATTTGTTTGGTGCAGGGGAGACCTCTGGCCGTGTCAAGTGTGGGCTTTTCACTCCCACCTTTGTTTCACTAAAAACTTTAGGTTTAGGTGTGGAGAATGTAACCTCATTCTGA